A single window of Rubripirellula lacrimiformis DNA harbors:
- the glnD gene encoding [protein-PII] uridylyltransferase, with the protein MPNLSMRSIVLRSRELLSEGREKAFQQHRSGTPGTQVSTLLADLYDDVVLDIWNEAVREYATDPRLGGLCLIAHGGFGRRDLAPYSDADLMLLTTQSSESLAMKIAGYLTRDLGDSGIQPGLSIRSASEACRLAWVDPIVYSSLAESRLLAGSLQLYKRYFDAFRHGAMRRSKRIIHDIVAARREERTKWGETSYLLRPNVKRSRGALRDIQLIRWIGFARYGETDLDRLLKLGALPEDDYRNVRQAYTFMLRLRNEIHFREGKSQDVLDRPAQMEIAQQWGYVGTEGVLPVEQFMQDYFDKTRNVRYAAAYFADDARSRPLVYRVVERVLSRKIDDKIRMGPTHIWVRDDALDAFASSLPDVLNLMSLANQHRRRISHHTWQAIRTVMQDRAPTQPDPESIEAFLSLLSRPGRLAPLLRRLHELRIIEQLIPEFRRMRGLLQFNAYHKYTVDAHSILAIEAATDMEDDPGGMGRRYRRIDDKRLLHLALLIHDIGKGYEEDHCIVGARIARDTAKRLNLDSATGETLEWLVLKHLAVNVVAFRHDLSDPEIVLSFAAEVGSIRRLELLVVHSVADLIAVGPGVATDWKLSLIEDLYKRTRRYFDSGDLPGSPSDPEIDETRQRVAQVLEQRSAPPMASELLSQMPLSLLSRCEPDELATEILAVASRGDDQQPTLCLAMFDEAIKAMRYTVIRHEQRHSIGTFSRATGALATSGLAILRAQIEMVGDFAWDHFWVIDPEYPEGETPQHRTDQISQRVCHLLDNPDEPLPRFRTTWKPTSEVEPTSVNVLPKKVVFDNDTVDRYTIVSFFAYDEVGLLYRIASALADQRLVLSFAKIDTHLDQVADVFYVHEVDGTKLTDPNRQMQVRAALLDVVS; encoded by the coding sequence GTGCCCAACCTGTCGATGCGTTCGATCGTCCTGCGTTCCCGCGAACTGCTAAGCGAAGGACGTGAGAAAGCGTTTCAACAGCATCGTTCGGGGACGCCGGGTACCCAGGTGTCGACGCTGCTTGCCGATCTGTACGACGATGTCGTGCTGGATATTTGGAACGAAGCGGTTCGCGAATATGCGACCGATCCGCGTTTGGGTGGCCTGTGCTTGATCGCGCATGGTGGCTTTGGGCGTCGCGATTTGGCGCCTTATTCGGACGCCGACTTGATGCTGCTGACGACGCAAAGTTCCGAGAGTCTGGCGATGAAGATCGCCGGCTATCTGACACGGGACTTGGGGGACTCGGGAATTCAGCCAGGGCTGTCGATTCGATCGGCGTCCGAGGCGTGTCGATTGGCGTGGGTGGATCCGATCGTCTACTCCTCGCTAGCCGAGTCGCGTTTGTTGGCAGGCAGCTTGCAGCTTTACAAACGATATTTCGATGCGTTTCGCCATGGTGCGATGCGACGCAGCAAACGGATCATCCACGACATCGTGGCAGCCCGTCGGGAAGAACGGACCAAGTGGGGCGAAACCAGTTATCTGCTTCGTCCCAACGTCAAACGGTCGCGTGGCGCGCTTCGGGACATTCAACTGATTCGCTGGATCGGGTTCGCTCGCTACGGCGAAACCGACTTGGACCGGCTATTGAAATTGGGGGCCCTTCCCGAAGACGACTATCGCAACGTTCGTCAGGCCTACACGTTCATGCTGCGACTGCGAAACGAAATCCATTTTCGCGAAGGCAAGTCACAAGACGTGCTGGACCGTCCCGCCCAAATGGAGATTGCACAGCAGTGGGGGTATGTCGGCACCGAGGGAGTGTTGCCGGTCGAACAGTTCATGCAGGACTACTTCGACAAGACCCGCAACGTGCGGTATGCGGCCGCCTACTTTGCCGACGACGCACGCAGTCGCCCCCTGGTTTATCGCGTGGTCGAACGAGTGTTGTCGCGTAAGATCGACGACAAAATTCGAATGGGGCCGACGCACATTTGGGTTCGCGACGACGCGCTGGATGCGTTTGCGTCCAGTTTGCCCGACGTGCTGAATCTGATGAGTTTGGCGAACCAACATCGCCGTCGAATTTCGCACCATACATGGCAAGCGATTCGGACGGTGATGCAGGATCGTGCGCCAACACAACCGGACCCCGAATCGATCGAAGCGTTTCTGTCGTTGCTTAGCCGTCCCGGTCGATTGGCGCCGCTGTTGCGACGGTTGCACGAATTGCGAATCATCGAACAGTTGATTCCCGAATTCCGACGGATGCGAGGGTTGTTGCAGTTCAATGCCTACCACAAATACACCGTCGACGCGCACAGCATCCTGGCGATCGAAGCGGCGACGGATATGGAAGATGACCCCGGCGGGATGGGGCGTCGATATCGGCGGATCGATGACAAGCGGCTGTTGCATCTGGCGCTGCTGATCCATGACATCGGCAAAGGATACGAAGAGGATCACTGCATCGTGGGTGCCCGGATCGCGCGGGATACTGCCAAGCGATTGAATCTGGATTCGGCGACCGGCGAAACCTTGGAATGGTTGGTGCTGAAGCACTTGGCCGTCAACGTGGTCGCGTTCCGTCACGACCTTAGCGATCCCGAGATCGTGCTTTCCTTCGCTGCCGAAGTCGGTTCGATTCGGCGTTTGGAATTGTTGGTGGTCCATTCGGTTGCCGACCTGATCGCGGTCGGTCCCGGCGTCGCCACGGATTGGAAGTTAAGCCTGATCGAAGATTTGTATAAACGCACCCGTCGATACTTCGATTCGGGGGACCTGCCGGGCAGTCCCAGCGATCCGGAGATCGACGAAACTCGGCAACGCGTGGCACAGGTGCTGGAGCAACGTTCGGCGCCTCCGATGGCAAGCGAATTGTTAAGCCAAATGCCGCTGTCGTTGTTAAGCCGATGCGAACCCGATGAATTGGCGACGGAGATTTTGGCTGTTGCCAGCCGCGGTGACGACCAGCAGCCCACGCTTTGTCTGGCCATGTTCGACGAGGCGATCAAGGCGATGCGCTACACCGTGATCCGGCACGAACAGCGTCATTCCATCGGCACGTTCTCGCGAGCGACTGGTGCGTTGGCGACCAGCGGTTTGGCGATTCTAAGAGCGCAGATCGAAATGGTTGGTGACTTTGCTTGGGACCATTTCTGGGTGATCGACCCGGAGTATCCCGAAGGCGAAACGCCTCAGCACCGCACCGATCAGATCAGCCAACGAGTCTGTCATTTGCTGGACAACCCCGACGAACCCTTGCCGCGTTTTCGAACCACTTGGAAACCCACCAGCGAGGTCGAACCGACCAGCGTGAACGTGCTGCCCAAGAAGGTGGTGTTCGACAACGACACGGTCGACCGATACACGATCGTTTCTTTCTTTGCGTACGACGAAGTCGGGTTGTTGTACCGAATCGCATCGGCACTGGCCGATCAACGTTTGGTTTTGTCCTTTGCCAAGATCGATACTCACTTGGATCAGGTCGCGGACGTTTTCTATGTTCACGAGGTCGACGGGACCAAGTTAACCGACCCGAATCGGCAAATGCAGGTTCGTGCGGCTCTGTTGGACGTTGTCAGCTAG
- a CDS encoding RNA polymerase sigma factor produces the protein MPNEESSPNPPDADDGNESPAESVGGNRGSTESFQQIFDDISGGLRRFLASRLRQTADVDDCLQSVFLAMTQHGDTVAPAARRAWLFRVAANESAKFWRKQSSTEKMIAAQNPRESIDQDPALPIIHDEARQAVQHAIENLSPTYREMIELRINENLTFQQIADQLNIPIGTALTRMRRALQRLRDDLAPEDASNPNQPRRKHE, from the coding sequence TTGCCCAACGAAGAATCATCGCCGAATCCCCCAGATGCCGACGACGGGAATGAATCCCCCGCTGAATCGGTGGGGGGAAACCGTGGTTCTACCGAGAGTTTTCAGCAGATTTTCGACGACATCTCCGGTGGGCTCCGACGTTTTTTGGCCAGCCGCCTACGGCAAACCGCTGATGTCGACGATTGCCTGCAGTCGGTTTTTTTGGCAATGACCCAACATGGAGACACCGTTGCGCCGGCCGCCCGACGGGCGTGGCTGTTCCGTGTGGCAGCCAACGAGTCCGCCAAATTTTGGAGAAAACAGTCGTCGACCGAAAAAATGATCGCCGCACAAAACCCACGTGAATCGATCGACCAAGATCCTGCCCTGCCGATCATTCACGACGAAGCCCGCCAAGCGGTCCAGCACGCCATCGAAAATCTATCGCCGACCTACCGCGAAATGATCGAACTGCGAATCAATGAAAACCTGACCTTCCAACAAATTGCCGACCAACTGAACATCCCCATCGGGACCGCCCTGACTCGCATGCGACGCGCCCTGCAACGGCTTCGCGACGACCTGGCCCCAGAAGATGCCTCTAACCCAAATCAGCCGCGACGAAAGCATGAATGA
- a CDS encoding NUDIX domain-containing protein, with protein MKKTPGQTVRAAGILLICDRDRPTQFLLMRHKDRWDLPKGHCEKDETFQQTALRETEEETGIAADRITLDPTFQFDLQYQVRYKNTGDTPLDKHVRYFIGYVGQAWPLTLTEHESAQWMAWAPPTAPIQSETIDPLLAAAAEHLAARK; from the coding sequence ATGAAGAAAACTCCTGGCCAAACGGTCCGCGCTGCCGGAATCCTGCTGATCTGCGACCGAGATCGCCCCACGCAGTTCCTGCTGATGCGTCACAAGGACCGCTGGGATTTACCCAAGGGACACTGCGAGAAAGACGAAACGTTCCAGCAGACAGCACTTCGCGAAACCGAAGAGGAAACCGGGATCGCGGCCGACCGGATCACGCTGGACCCCACGTTCCAATTCGACCTGCAGTATCAGGTCCGGTACAAGAACACCGGCGACACTCCGCTGGACAAACACGTCCGCTACTTCATCGGATACGTTGGCCAGGCTTGGCCGCTGACGTTGACCGAACATGAATCGGCACAGTGGATGGCGTGGGCACCACCGACAGCCCCCATCCAGTCCGAAACCATCGATCCTCTGCTGGCCGCCGCCGCCGAGCACCTAGCCGCCAGGAAATAG
- a CDS encoding DUF1549 and DUF1553 domain-containing protein — MGLVSTGLLVSSQALADPVSPSTKIADRSLPSSTIDGKALDPLSKRFATSATDEVPDFQRHVVPLMGRLGCNGRACHGSFQGRGGFQLSLFGYDFSADHLALLDDATGRVDVNDVDESLILAKPLDADLHEGGKRFDAGSWQHHVLRQWIAKGAPYTNQTPQTLTRLEITPAEIRFGGAGESIHLRAVAHWQDGSKEDVTELCRFSSNDDSIAAIDKDGLLQSGETGDTHVVVYYDNAVVPVPVMRPVGSTTDPTIYDHPIDRLVVQKLNKLGIQAAGDCTDSEFIRRASLDITGILPSADTVREFLSDTSPDKRETLIDELLDSPGYAAWWATRLSDWTGNSDEQLNNVLPIRSVAGKLWYQWLRKRLELNVPYDELVEGIVTAESRQSGESYRDYCEAMTKACKPGNEELFAEREGLPLYWARRNFQTPDDRAIGFAYTFLGVRIECAQCHKHPFDQWSKDDFEQFSKVFSPIRANANQVANENRKVRDELLAEITDGEKLTGGALRRAVYSAAGDGKVVPFGELTINTRGASDRVLKARAKAKKNGQKLKPLNLPTGKILGQAEPITLDKDPRPELMAWLRSPDNPYFAKAIVNRVWSNYFGIGIVDPSDDMNLANPPNNAALLDDLSQQFIANGYDLRWLHRTITTSQTYQRSSETNPTNVRDQTNFSRHVPRRLPAEVVYDAVILATGSDKQAEQMRTELDSMAIADGKPRLRNRQDFALEVFGQSIRESNCDCDRSDSPSLLQSIYLRNDSDMYKRLAAKEGWVQQACRSLGVDGPNESADPQAMAIQRRAIEMQAQLIQRVEQFAALKPQQKKRVRPQINREYERISKKFQQYGFATPTLAQLIADPNAWESIQTKNKSAQSNAKITYPQLVEEAYLRTLNRFPDDDETKISIDFIQESKSPSDGLQSLLWALVNTKEFIISH, encoded by the coding sequence ATGGGTCTGGTTTCCACCGGTCTGTTGGTTAGCTCGCAAGCTCTCGCTGATCCAGTCTCACCGTCCACCAAGATCGCCGATCGATCGCTACCGTCATCAACGATCGATGGCAAAGCACTGGATCCGCTTAGCAAACGGTTCGCCACATCCGCCACGGACGAGGTGCCTGATTTCCAGCGCCACGTCGTGCCGCTGATGGGCCGACTCGGTTGCAACGGCCGAGCCTGTCATGGATCGTTTCAAGGCCGGGGCGGATTCCAGTTGTCGCTGTTCGGTTACGACTTCAGTGCCGACCATCTGGCGTTGCTGGACGATGCCACGGGACGCGTCGATGTGAACGATGTCGACGAAAGTTTGATCCTAGCCAAACCGCTGGATGCCGATCTGCACGAAGGTGGCAAACGATTCGATGCTGGCAGTTGGCAACACCACGTGCTGCGTCAATGGATCGCAAAGGGCGCCCCCTACACCAACCAAACCCCACAGACACTGACCCGGCTTGAAATCACTCCCGCCGAGATCCGTTTTGGTGGCGCCGGCGAATCAATCCACTTGCGTGCGGTCGCGCATTGGCAAGATGGATCCAAAGAAGACGTCACCGAACTGTGTCGTTTCAGTTCGAATGACGATTCGATCGCAGCAATCGACAAAGACGGGCTGCTTCAATCCGGCGAAACCGGCGATACGCATGTCGTGGTCTATTACGACAACGCGGTCGTGCCCGTCCCCGTCATGCGTCCGGTCGGATCGACCACCGATCCGACGATCTACGATCATCCCATTGACCGGCTGGTCGTCCAGAAACTGAACAAACTTGGCATCCAAGCGGCCGGCGATTGCACGGATTCGGAATTCATCCGCCGCGCATCGTTGGACATCACCGGCATCCTGCCATCGGCTGACACCGTCCGCGAATTTCTGTCCGACACTTCGCCGGACAAACGCGAAACTCTGATCGACGAACTCCTGGATTCGCCCGGCTACGCAGCCTGGTGGGCCACCCGTTTGTCGGACTGGACCGGCAACAGCGACGAACAACTCAACAACGTGCTGCCGATCCGAAGCGTCGCCGGCAAGCTGTGGTACCAGTGGCTGCGAAAGCGACTGGAACTGAACGTCCCCTACGACGAATTGGTCGAAGGAATCGTTACCGCGGAAAGTCGCCAATCAGGCGAAAGCTATCGCGACTATTGCGAAGCGATGACGAAGGCCTGCAAACCTGGCAACGAAGAACTATTCGCCGAACGCGAAGGGCTGCCGCTGTACTGGGCCAGAAGGAATTTCCAAACCCCCGACGACCGGGCGATCGGTTTTGCGTACACGTTTTTGGGAGTTCGGATCGAGTGCGCCCAGTGCCACAAACACCCGTTCGACCAGTGGTCCAAAGACGATTTCGAACAGTTTTCGAAAGTGTTCTCTCCGATCCGCGCCAACGCCAACCAAGTCGCCAACGAAAACCGAAAGGTCCGTGACGAACTGCTGGCCGAAATCACCGACGGAGAGAAACTGACCGGCGGTGCCCTGCGGCGCGCCGTCTATTCGGCCGCTGGCGACGGCAAGGTCGTCCCATTTGGTGAACTGACCATCAACACCCGTGGTGCGTCCGACCGCGTCCTGAAGGCTCGTGCGAAGGCCAAGAAAAACGGTCAAAAGCTAAAACCGCTGAATCTTCCCACTGGCAAAATCCTAGGCCAAGCGGAACCGATCACGCTGGACAAAGACCCGCGTCCGGAACTGATGGCGTGGCTCCGGTCGCCCGACAATCCATACTTTGCCAAGGCGATCGTGAACCGAGTCTGGAGCAACTATTTTGGCATCGGGATCGTCGATCCGTCGGACGACATGAACCTTGCCAATCCACCCAACAACGCAGCACTGCTGGACGATCTATCGCAGCAGTTCATCGCCAACGGTTATGACCTCCGTTGGCTGCATCGGACGATCACCACCAGCCAAACTTACCAACGCAGCTCGGAAACCAATCCGACCAACGTCCGTGACCAGACCAATTTTTCGCGGCATGTGCCGCGACGATTGCCGGCCGAAGTGGTTTATGACGCCGTCATCCTGGCAACCGGATCGGACAAACAGGCCGAACAGATGCGGACAGAACTGGATTCGATGGCGATCGCCGATGGCAAACCCCGCCTTCGCAACCGCCAAGACTTTGCGTTGGAAGTGTTTGGGCAATCCATTCGCGAATCGAACTGTGATTGCGATCGCAGTGATTCCCCCAGCTTGTTGCAATCGATCTACTTGCGAAATGATTCCGACATGTACAAGCGGCTGGCCGCCAAAGAAGGCTGGGTTCAGCAAGCCTGTCGATCGCTGGGCGTCGATGGCCCCAACGAATCGGCGGACCCGCAAGCGATGGCGATCCAGCGGCGAGCGATCGAGATGCAAGCGCAATTGATCCAACGTGTCGAGCAGTTCGCTGCTCTGAAACCACAGCAAAAGAAACGCGTGCGTCCGCAGATCAATCGAGAGTACGAACGGATTTCCAAGAAGTTCCAACAGTACGGGTTCGCAACACCCACGCTGGCGCAACTGATTGCCGATCCGAATGCGTGGGAATCGATCCAGACAAAGAACAAGTCCGCGCAAAGCAACGCCAAGATCACTTATCCGCAGCTGGTCGAAGAAGCCTACCTGCGAACGCTGAATCGTTTCCCCGACGATGACGAAACAAAGATCTCGATCGACTTCATCCAAGAATCCAAGTCACCATCCGATGGATTGCAATCGCTGCTGTGGGCATTGGTGAACACGAAAGAGTTCATCATCAGTCACTAA
- a CDS encoding P-II family nitrogen regulator has protein sequence MKKVEAIVRHFKLEDVKNALTDQGIHGMTVSEVRGFGRQKGHTEIYRGTEYAIDFVPKVKIEVTCTDENLQTVVDTILQTAQTGQIGDGKIFVTNLEDAIRIRTGERGEDAL, from the coding sequence GTGAAAAAAGTCGAAGCCATTGTCCGTCACTTCAAGCTCGAGGATGTTAAAAACGCCCTTACCGATCAGGGCATCCACGGGATGACGGTCAGTGAAGTGCGTGGCTTTGGTCGCCAGAAAGGGCATACCGAGATCTACCGTGGCACCGAATACGCCATTGATTTCGTCCCTAAGGTAAAGATCGAAGTGACCTGTACGGACGAAAACCTGCAAACGGTTGTCGATACCATTTTGCAAACCGCCCAAACCGGCCAGATTGGTGACGGCAAGATTTTCGTCACCAATTTGGAAGACGCGATCCGGATCCGTACCGGCGAACGAGGCGAAGACGCACTGTAA
- a CDS encoding transglutaminase-like domain-containing protein — MIQLIQTRIDSWAVAAGFLPTAAPIHTAPQVQAAEVGGVASNASSDRSRRTSRGWKMGWSIACIAVVACFFVGCDIPKRPPLSPEDVADLSPPSTSDSGTEDAVGIDGNPSTVRNEVPIDPFSEDWESWDLFFVRGQAVGYNHVVAEGKDGDKVSYRLDNSLYVNQGKARTLQRLIQTSSETRSGSMLEFESKLFVGPVLTTTRGQLEGANFLIETVRGSTKKTKSIAWSPANRGLVAIEQSLRTKPLTEENEVRTMRLLLPGQFEVATAKLRCSGKASVPLMDQSLAELIEINYEVQVDGQPASYLTFWTDDNGAIVRTFSPGINLLSYRTDEATVKAAFADTEGVVEMPIDGIIERPGDAVRVAMTAAPTAASARTGKEVSLQPVPGQWIRDMGDGSFQLLISRKQEQDLKKFETVELEPAAGDTRSNHFVDSGANLVKRYADAALVKRKLTNTEAAIELAQTVKRLIINRKSPGGLVRASEVANDGAGDVTGRSVLLAAMLRARKIPSRLAVGLKYQPPADEKSNPRLVYYVWVLAYADNQWIHLDPTEGGVASADRIALATTDLAGGGNEYESFVPFFNAIGRMDLRVLRAQY, encoded by the coding sequence GTGATTCAATTGATCCAGACACGCATCGATTCATGGGCCGTCGCCGCCGGATTTTTGCCGACCGCCGCGCCGATACATACCGCCCCACAAGTTCAGGCTGCCGAAGTCGGCGGCGTGGCGTCCAACGCGTCAAGTGATCGGTCCCGCCGGACATCTCGTGGATGGAAAATGGGCTGGTCGATCGCCTGCATCGCCGTCGTTGCATGCTTCTTTGTCGGCTGTGACATTCCCAAGCGGCCGCCATTGTCCCCCGAAGATGTTGCAGATTTGTCGCCCCCATCGACTTCCGATTCGGGAACCGAGGATGCGGTGGGGATCGATGGCAATCCCAGCACCGTCCGCAATGAAGTTCCGATCGACCCGTTCAGCGAAGACTGGGAATCGTGGGACCTGTTTTTTGTCCGCGGCCAAGCGGTGGGATACAACCACGTCGTTGCCGAAGGGAAAGACGGTGACAAGGTCAGCTATCGATTGGACAACAGTCTGTACGTCAATCAAGGGAAAGCACGGACCCTGCAGCGATTGATCCAGACCAGCAGCGAGACCCGTAGTGGATCGATGCTGGAATTCGAAAGCAAGTTGTTCGTGGGACCCGTGTTGACCACCACTCGCGGGCAGCTCGAAGGCGCCAACTTTCTGATCGAGACGGTGCGCGGCAGTACAAAGAAAACCAAATCGATCGCTTGGTCACCAGCGAATCGTGGGTTGGTCGCGATCGAACAGTCGCTGCGGACCAAGCCGCTGACGGAAGAGAACGAAGTTCGAACCATGCGGCTACTGTTGCCGGGACAGTTCGAAGTCGCCACTGCCAAACTGCGTTGCAGCGGGAAGGCGTCGGTCCCGTTGATGGACCAATCGTTGGCCGAACTGATCGAGATCAACTACGAGGTTCAAGTCGATGGCCAACCGGCGTCCTATCTGACATTTTGGACCGACGACAACGGGGCCATCGTGCGAACGTTCTCGCCTGGGATCAATCTGTTGTCCTACCGCACGGACGAAGCGACGGTGAAGGCCGCCTTTGCCGACACCGAAGGTGTGGTTGAAATGCCGATCGACGGAATCATCGAGCGGCCGGGCGATGCGGTCCGTGTCGCGATGACGGCGGCGCCTACCGCAGCGTCCGCCCGCACAGGCAAAGAGGTTTCGCTGCAACCGGTTCCCGGCCAATGGATCCGCGACATGGGGGATGGAAGTTTTCAGCTTTTGATCAGCCGAAAACAGGAACAGGATCTGAAGAAGTTTGAAACCGTCGAACTGGAACCCGCCGCCGGTGACACGCGTTCGAACCACTTCGTCGATTCCGGTGCGAACCTGGTCAAACGTTACGCCGATGCGGCCCTGGTGAAACGGAAACTGACCAACACAGAAGCCGCGATTGAACTGGCGCAAACCGTCAAGCGTTTGATCATCAACCGAAAGTCGCCGGGCGGATTGGTGCGTGCCAGCGAAGTTGCCAACGACGGGGCAGGGGACGTGACGGGACGATCGGTCCTGTTGGCAGCGATGCTGCGTGCTCGCAAAATCCCCTCGCGCCTAGCGGTCGGATTGAAGTATCAGCCGCCCGCTGACGAAAAATCCAACCCTCGATTGGTGTATTACGTCTGGGTTTTGGCCTACGCCGACAATCAGTGGATTCACCTGGATCCCACCGAGGGCGGAGTCGCGTCGGCAGACCGCATCGCATTGGCGACCACCGATTTGGCCGGTGGCGGAAACGAATACGAGTCGTTCGTGCCATTCTTCAACGCCATCGGACGCATGGATCTGCGAGTCTTGCGAGCGCAGTACTAG
- a CDS encoding cob(I)yrinic acid a,c-diamide adenosyltransferase produces MKIYTRTGDTGSTGLFGGPRVSKDDDRIESYGTVDELNATIGMARAAGVGDEIDSQLEQIQHELFSIGAELATPDPDAFEMRIISASHIERLEGWIDQHESILPPLKNFILPAGHPAAVTLHLARSICRRAERRVVTLIGHHEAEISQELIVYLNRLSDLLFVLTRAVNHHAGIAEVHWVRPT; encoded by the coding sequence ATGAAAATTTATACGCGAACCGGTGACACGGGCAGCACGGGATTGTTTGGCGGACCGCGTGTGTCCAAAGATGATGATCGGATCGAATCCTACGGCACAGTCGACGAGCTGAACGCCACCATCGGGATGGCTCGCGCGGCCGGGGTGGGTGACGAAATCGATTCGCAACTGGAACAAATTCAGCATGAATTGTTCTCGATTGGGGCAGAACTGGCCACTCCGGATCCCGATGCGTTCGAGATGCGGATCATTTCGGCATCGCACATCGAGCGGTTGGAGGGATGGATAGACCAGCACGAGTCGATTTTGCCGCCGCTGAAAAATTTCATTCTGCCCGCCGGGCACCCCGCCGCGGTCACGTTGCACCTAGCCCGATCGATTTGCCGCCGGGCTGAACGACGTGTGGTGACGTTGATTGGACACCATGAAGCGGAGATTTCCCAAGAATTGATCGTCTATTTGAACCGGCTCAGCGATCTGTTGTTCGTGCTGACCCGGGCCGTCAATCACCATGCTGGGATCGCCGAAGTTCATTGGGTCCGTCCAACCTAG
- a CDS encoding DUF1501 domain-containing protein: MKFNRTCDGVSRRDMLRAGTLSIGGLSLSGYMKMAEAGQVAPGHATRAIFIELPGGPSHLDTFDMKPEGPSEIRGSFKPIKTNVSGIEISEHLPNLAKVADKFAILRGVSHTLAAHRLGQEYVNTGSKPIPALQYPSFGSVLAKERPSIPEIPSQVAIPKVAQGPGFLGIRYAALETNSTPNFGQPYSVRGISLPGGVGVDEVKRRQSLLKKLDRRFADLEKDDQLLDGLDRFGEQAYSMITSPKARDAFDISKEPDSFARQFGETSFGQSCLLALRLVESGVRLVSLQLGGWDTHTDNWTKLKDNNLPKLDEGLAGLLIGLEQRGLLESTAIYVTGEFGRTPKINSRSAEGGRDHYPRCMFMLMAGGGVRGGQVIGESDDSAAGPRHEAITPDDVAASFYHNLGIDPTLEYDTNTGRPITLVRDGKIIQQLFS; encoded by the coding sequence ATGAAATTCAATCGTACTTGCGACGGCGTCTCCCGACGCGACATGCTTCGCGCCGGCACCCTCTCGATCGGCGGACTTTCCCTTAGCGGTTACATGAAGATGGCCGAGGCTGGCCAGGTGGCCCCTGGGCACGCGACCCGCGCCATCTTTATCGAACTGCCCGGTGGGCCATCGCATCTGGACACCTTCGACATGAAACCCGAAGGTCCCAGCGAGATTCGCGGGTCGTTCAAACCGATCAAAACCAACGTGTCCGGTATTGAGATCAGCGAACACTTACCCAACCTGGCCAAGGTGGCCGACAAGTTCGCGATTCTGCGCGGCGTCAGCCACACACTGGCGGCGCACCGGTTGGGGCAAGAGTACGTCAACACAGGCAGCAAGCCGATTCCGGCGCTTCAGTACCCGAGCTTTGGTTCGGTGCTGGCCAAGGAACGTCCCAGTATCCCCGAGATTCCTAGCCAGGTTGCGATCCCCAAGGTCGCCCAAGGTCCAGGATTTTTAGGCATTCGATACGCTGCCCTGGAAACCAACTCGACGCCCAACTTTGGCCAACCCTATTCGGTCCGCGGCATCTCGCTGCCCGGCGGGGTCGGTGTGGACGAAGTCAAGCGGCGACAAAGCCTGCTGAAGAAACTGGATCGCCGGTTTGCGGACCTTGAAAAGGACGATCAGCTGCTGGACGGATTGGATCGCTTCGGTGAACAGGCCTATTCGATGATCACGTCACCGAAAGCCCGTGACGCGTTCGACATCAGCAAAGAACCCGATAGCTTTGCCCGCCAATTCGGCGAAACCTCGTTCGGCCAAAGCTGCCTGCTGGCGCTGCGACTGGTTGAATCGGGCGTCCGGTTGGTCAGCCTGCAGTTGGGCGGATGGGACACGCATACCGACAACTGGACCAAGCTAAAAGACAACAACCTGCCCAAACTGGACGAAGGATTGGCCGGGTTGCTGATCGGGCTAGAACAACGCGGGCTGCTGGAATCCACCGCCATCTACGTGACCGGTGAATTTGGACGCACGCCGAAAATCAACAGCCGCAGCGCCGAAGGTGGACGTGACCATTATCCACGGTGCATGTTCATGCTGATGGCCGGCGGCGGAGTGCGCGGCGGCCAAGTGATCGGCGAAAGTGATGATTCGGCCGCCGGCCCCCGTCACGAAGCGATCACCCCAGACGATGTCGCGGCCAGTTTCTATCACAACCTAGGAATCGACCCGACCTTGGAATACGACACCAACACCGGTCGCCCCATCACCCTGGTCCGAGACGGCAAGATCATCCAGCAATTGTTCAGCTAA